In Macrobrachium nipponense isolate FS-2020 chromosome 30, ASM1510439v2, whole genome shotgun sequence, a genomic segment contains:
- the LOC135202115 gene encoding basic proline-rich protein-like, giving the protein MLRALEYGLENLSDMAVFAYRSPLQEEGNLVLAIEGTPIIFWKEGHRGRLPAVRDQGGRLPARPRTRDGPRRPSRDHRGGRPPAVPGPAVGPHPPFPVPGADACPPVPGPAAGHTPACPDQGQTPAHPSRDQGRTPARPSRDQGRTPARPWTGTRGRRPARPSRDQGRNSCPPVPGPGADTSQPVPGPAAGLARPPVRGPGADARPPVPGPAAGHARPVPGTGADACPPVRGPAAGHAPRPPVPPGTSAESLRPPVPGTAARARPHQSRDQWQTPAHPSPGPVADAWPARHRTNSGSANRHRSHPGTHGGVHHVSRKTRPRAQQGSKDWPAMSAMDPKKKKRRASGVYKSPWTGRHQAGGFLHTSWDGRAGQGHGTQNGQANTSRTSRDTTKLRATRPSPGTVADACPSRDPRWWPLPAPIPGQVADACPPVPRDKQRSRPTRPGRTRGRRRPARPSRDQGRTLPPVPGPGAGRLLDRPMTRGGPRPPVPGTRGGRLPAYPGTRGGPRPPFPVPGVDASARRGTRVPGHPRLGTPACPGNQGRTPGRTPARLSRDPRRATPALPVPGADACPPPVPGPPRRATPACNPGNGAGATPANPSRGTQGGRPPCPARPDQGRRGDDLPKPTVPGPGRTTARPSLGPAAGLARPSGDQGGRPATPGAGRLPPRGIPRQATPFPRPSQDQGRTPAPPALFPGPGADACPPVPGPGADACPPVPGPGADACPARTDACPPVPGPGADACPPSRDQGADGLPARPGTRGGRLPAPPRDQRLTPARSVPTRGGLPARPVPGPGAGRLPSARPETRVRTPAAPVPGPGADACPPVRDPAVGRAPPGRPGDQGRTPAPATSGTRGRTPARPCPGTRGGRLPARPGTRGGRLPARPGTRGGRCPAPSVPGPGADACPPVPGPGADACPPRADACPPVPGPRADACPPVRAPPRWATQPVLGPGVDPCPHVPGPQGGRLPARPGTRGGPRLPVPGPAAGHASPSRDQGRCLPAHPRDQGRTPARPSRDQGQTPARLSRDGARAGTPSPTLPGPAAGHACPSRTRGGRLPCQVPDPRRATPARPGTRGRCLPSRGPGADACPPVPGPIGGPRPPVPGDQGQTPARPVLGPGADACPPPSRDPRRASCPARPGTRGGRLPAHPGTRARPHPPVPGPGADACPPVPGPAAGHARPSPDQWRTPARPSRDQWRA; this is encoded by the exons CACGCCCATCATCTTTTGGAAGGAAG gacataggggacgcctgcccgccgtccGGGACcagggcggacgcctgcccgcccgtcccaggacccgcgaCGGGCcacgccgcccgtcccgggaccaccGGGGCGGACGTCCGCCCgctgtcccgggacccgcggtaGGCCCACACCCGCCCTTCCCGGTACCAGgggcggatgcctgcccgcccgtcccgggacccgcggcgggccacACGCCCGCCTGTCCGGACCAGGGGCagacgcctgcccacccgtcccgtgACCAGggtcggacgcctgcccgcccgtcccgggaccaggggcggacgcctgcccgcccgtggACGGGGACCAGGGGCAgacgccctgcccgcccgtcccgggaccaggggcggaACTCctgccctcccgtcccgggaccaggggcggacACCTCccagcctgtcccgggacccgcggcgggcctagcccgcccgcccgtccggggaccaggggcggacgcccgcccgcccgtcccgggacctgcggcgggccacgcccgccccgtccccgggacaggggcggacgcctgcccgcccgtcagGGGACCTGCTGCGGGCCACGccccccgcccgcccgtcccgccgGGGACCAGTGCGGAAAGcctccgcccgcccgtcccgggaaccgcAGCCCGGGCCCGCCCGCACCaatcccgggaccagtggcaaacgcctgcccacccatccccgggaccagtggcggatgcCTGGCCCGCCCGTCACAGGACCAACAGTGGGTCCGCTAACCGTCACAGGTcccatcccgggacccacggcggtGTCCACCATGTGTCCAGGAAGACCAGGCCCCGGGCCCAACAGGGGTCCAAGGACTGGCCGGCGATGTCTGCCAtggatccaaaaaaaaaaaaaagacgggcaAGTGGTGTCTACAAGAGTCCGTGGACGGGCAGACACCAGGCAGGAGGATTCCTCCAcacgtcctgggacgggcgggcagggcagGGCCACGGGACCCAGAACGGCCAGGCAAACACCAGCCGCACGTCCCGAGACACCACGAAGCTGAGGGCGACACGCCCGTCCCCGGGAACGGTGGCGGATGCCTGCCCGTCCAGGGATCCGCGGTGGTGGCCACTACCCGCCCCCATACCGGGACAagtggcagacgcctgcccgcccgtcccccggGACAAGCAGCGGTcccggcccacccgtcccgggaggACCAGGGGCAGACGccggcctgcccgcccgtcccgggaccaggggcggacgctgccgcccgtcccgggaccaggggcgggACGCCTGCTCGACCGTCCCATGACCCgcggcgggccacgcccgcccgtcccagggaccaggggcggacgcctgcccgcctatcccgggacccgcggcgggccacgcccgcccttCCCGGTACCAGGGGTGGACGCATCTGCCCGCCGCGGGACCCGCGTGCCCGGGCACCCGCGGCTGGGCacgcctgcctgtcccgggaaccaggggcggacgcct gggcggacgcctgcccgcctatcccgggacccgcggcgggccacgcccgcccttCCGGTaccaggggcggacgcctgcccaccgcccgtcccgggacccccgCGGCGGGCAACGCCCGCCTGTAACCCGGGGAACGGGGCCGGGGCGACGCCTGCAAACCCGTCCCGCGGGACCCAGGGGGGCCGCCCGCCCTGCCCAGCCCGTCCCGACCAGGGGCGGAGGGGCGACGACCTGCCCAAGCCCACCGTACCGGGACCGGGGCGGACtactgcccgcccgtccctgggacccgcggcgggcctaGCCCGCCCGTCCGGGGACCAGGGCGGACGCCCTGCCACGCCTG gggcaGGACGCCTGCCGCCCCGGGGAATCCCGCGCCAGGCCACGCCCTTCCCCCGCCcttcccaggaccaggggaggacgCCTGCCCCGCCCGCCCTTttcccgggaccaggggcggacgcctgcccgcccgtcccgggaccaggggcggacgcctgcccgcccgtcccgggaccaggggcggacgcctgccctgcCC ggacggacgcctgcccgcccgtcccgggaccaggggcggacgcctgcccgccgtcccgggaccagggtGCGGacggcctgcccgcccgtcccgggaccaggggcggacgcctgcccgcccctccCAGGGACCAGAGGCTGACGCCTGCCCGCTCCGTCCCTACCAGGGGCGGACTgcctgcccgccccgtcccgggaccaggggcgggACGCCTGCCCTCCGCCCGTCCCGAGACCAGGGTGCGGACGCCTGCcgcccccgtcccgggaccaggggcggacgcctgcccgcccgtccgggaccccGCGGTGGGCCGGGCCCCGCCCGGCCGTCCCGGGGACCAGGGGCGGACCCCTGCCCCCGCCACGTCCGGGACCagggggcggacgcctgcccgcccctgtcccgggaccaggggcggacgcctgcccgcccgtcccgggaccaggggcggacgcctgcccgcccgtcccgggaccaggggcggacgcTGCCCAGCCCCgtccgtcccgggaccaggggcggacgcctgcccgcccgtcccgggaccaggggcggacgcctgcccgcccc gggcagacgcctgcccgcccgtcccgggaccaagggcggacgcctgcccgcccgtccgggccCCGCCCCGGTGGGCCACGCAGCCCGTCCTGGGACCAGGGGTGGACCCCTGCCCGCACGTCCCGGGACCCcagggcggacgcctgcccgcccgtcccgggacccgcggcgggccacgcctgcccgtcccgggacctgcaGCGGGCCacgccagcccgtcccgggaccaggggcggtgcctgcccgcccatcccagagaccaggggcggacgcctgcccgcccgtcccgggaccaggggcagacgcctgcccgcctgtcccgggatgGGGCCAGGGCGGGGACGCCATCCCCGACCCTcccaggacccgcggcgggccaCGCTTGCCCGTCCCggaccaggggcggacgcctACCTTGCCAAGTcccggacccgcggcgggccacgcccgcccgtcccgggaccaggggcaGATGCCTGCCGTCCCGGGGACCAGGGGCagatgcctgcccgcccgtcccgggacccatcggcgggccacgcccgcccgtcccgggggacCAGGGGCAGACGCCTGCCCGACCCGTCCTGGGACCAGGGGCAGATGCCTGCCcgcccccgtcccgggacccgcggcgggccagctgcccagcccgtcccgggaccaggggcggacgcctgcccgcccatcccgggacccgcgcGCGGCcacacccgcccgtcccgggaccaggggcggacgcctgcccgcccgtcccgggaccagcggcgggccacgcccgcccgtccccggaccagtggcggacacctgcccgcccgtcccgggaccagtggcgagCCTAG